A stretch of Thermoplasmata archaeon DNA encodes these proteins:
- a CDS encoding DEAD/DEAH box helicase translates to MNEMQARALSEIRAGSHLLIVAPTGSGKTEAALFPILEALGATDRSGVRALYVTPLRALNRNLIDRIQRLVASTHLTAAVRHGDTPTSERRKQAANPPDILITTPETLQAILSGKLMQRHLKAVRYVVVDEVHQFAEDRRGIQLSVGLQRLRRIAERDFQRIGLSATVGHPDAIASLFGGEKPLEILLAPLEKRYEYRVEWPRPIDKDFETARDFYITPEAAAGLSAIDDSLDESRSTLVFVNARPLAELLGSRLSMVRQDVAVHHGSLPREERERVEAGFKGREIKGLVCIPHDEPIVTSHGVKAAKEVAVGDEVLSYDPESYSTVFRPVKKTFARTATRLVRVKHEFGLLRVTPNHPILCLGANGFTWKAASELKVGDALVAVGKVEGKKVATHTLLRYPNLFVKNSAVAALGYELPRKYPKQKVTRLAELRPILGDEDLLKLTEFSTTQTKYTFPPWVDSGLGYLLGFQKSDGDRHLRFFNSDTRKLLRVHSFLSKVYGGSLRTAAQPTSRQSFESKRPTMVLHAPSKPLIDLLSNLWRSLPLEEHVTAAFLATYLDGDGCLAVRNGRLEQIQFETFNPINREYLLFTMLAMGFKPKLWKATGMHADGFCISIAYSDDKARLFRLVAELSIKAKDAGSLNLGNKPKTYYGLGPYLKTVRQNLGVSAYRLWKKMQYSTRYEDSTRGITCQTLARLNEYLESPLLKELLQGRFMVSQVRALQLTDDETSVVNFEVEGTQTYALTGIVTHNCTST, encoded by the coding sequence ATGAACGAGATGCAGGCACGGGCGCTATCGGAGATTCGAGCGGGTTCGCACCTTCTCATTGTCGCACCGACCGGGTCTGGCAAGACAGAGGCCGCCCTGTTCCCGATTCTCGAGGCACTTGGGGCTACGGATCGAAGCGGCGTCCGGGCCCTCTACGTCACGCCTCTGCGCGCTCTTAATCGGAATCTGATTGACCGCATCCAGCGCCTCGTCGCTTCCACGCACCTCACCGCGGCCGTGAGGCACGGGGACACGCCCACCTCCGAGCGCCGAAAGCAAGCCGCCAATCCACCTGACATCCTCATCACCACCCCGGAGACCCTCCAGGCAATCCTCTCCGGGAAATTGATGCAACGTCACCTGAAGGCGGTGCGGTACGTCGTCGTCGATGAGGTCCATCAATTTGCGGAGGACCGACGGGGGATCCAGCTCTCGGTCGGCCTCCAGCGACTCCGTCGAATCGCGGAGCGGGATTTCCAGCGAATCGGCCTTTCCGCCACCGTAGGCCACCCGGACGCGATAGCCTCGCTCTTCGGCGGCGAGAAACCCCTCGAAATCCTCCTCGCACCTCTCGAGAAGCGATACGAGTACCGAGTCGAATGGCCTCGTCCCATCGACAAGGATTTCGAGACCGCTCGCGACTTCTACATCACCCCGGAGGCTGCGGCGGGGCTCTCCGCGATCGACGACTCCCTCGACGAGAGCCGCTCGACGCTCGTCTTCGTGAACGCCCGTCCTCTCGCCGAGCTCCTCGGCTCCCGCCTGTCGATGGTCCGCCAAGACGTCGCGGTCCACCACGGTTCCCTGCCGCGAGAGGAGCGGGAGCGGGTCGAGGCGGGCTTCAAAGGCCGGGAAATCAAAGGGCTCGTTTGCATACCTCACGATGAACCCATAGTTACCTCTCACGGCGTAAAGGCCGCAAAGGAAGTAGCGGTCGGGGACGAGGTTCTCTCATATGATCCCGAATCGTATAGCACAGTCTTCCGACCAGTCAAGAAGACATTCGCCCGGACGGCCACCCGGCTTGTCCGGGTGAAGCACGAGTTTGGATTGCTCAGAGTCACGCCAAATCATCCGATACTATGCTTGGGCGCCAATGGTTTCACGTGGAAGGCAGCAAGCGAGCTGAAAGTCGGGGACGCCTTGGTCGCAGTAGGCAAGGTGGAGGGAAAAAAGGTTGCCACCCATACGTTGCTTCGTTATCCAAATCTGTTCGTGAAGAACTCCGCTGTTGCGGCGTTAGGCTACGAGCTTCCAAGAAAGTATCCCAAACAAAAGGTCACCAGGCTGGCTGAGCTCAGGCCGATCCTGGGCGATGAAGATCTGCTCAAGCTGACTGAGTTCAGCACCACCCAGACCAAGTACACGTTTCCACCTTGGGTGGATTCCGGGCTGGGTTATCTGCTTGGATTTCAGAAGTCCGATGGGGATCGACATCTCCGCTTTTTTAACTCGGACACGCGAAAGCTCCTGCGAGTCCACTCGTTCCTTTCGAAAGTGTACGGTGGCTCGCTGCGTACCGCGGCCCAGCCCACGAGCAGACAGTCCTTCGAGAGCAAACGACCTACCATGGTCTTGCACGCCCCGTCCAAGCCGCTGATTGATCTCCTGTCGAATCTCTGGCGGAGTCTTCCGCTCGAAGAGCATGTCACTGCCGCCTTTCTCGCTACCTATCTCGATGGGGATGGGTGTTTGGCAGTCAGGAATGGCAGGCTTGAGCAGATACAGTTCGAGACCTTCAACCCCATCAACAGGGAATATCTCCTCTTCACGATGCTTGCGATGGGATTCAAACCGAAACTCTGGAAAGCCACCGGGATGCATGCAGACGGTTTCTGCATCAGTATTGCGTACAGCGATGACAAGGCCAGATTGTTCCGACTCGTTGCGGAGTTGTCCATCAAAGCCAAGGATGCAGGATCGTTGAACCTTGGTAACAAGCCGAAAACCTACTATGGCCTAGGACCGTATCTCAAGACTGTAAGACAGAACCTCGGTGTCTCAGCCTATCGGCTTTGGAAGAAAATGCAATATTCAACGAGGTACGAAGACTCGACGCGGGGGATAACCTGTCAAACCCTCGCGCGGTTGAACGAATACTTGGAATCCCCCCTGCTGAAAGAACTTCTGCAGGGACGGTTCATGGTCTCACAGGTTCGTGCGCTGCAACTGACTGATGACGAAACGAGCGTGGTGAACTTCGAGGTGGAAGGAACACAGACCTATGCTCTGACCGGGATCGTCACCCATAATTGCACAAGCACT
- a CDS encoding Ig-like domain-containing protein, translating into MRGSWRFVAAIGFVGIMLVGSAPASALIDDFEDDTWLPFTHFHLGDRASAGYSSSFARSGSRSFHVEIRGWTVRDFGSAYGYAIFPIRNAPITELRLSVLYDRLQDLVASPWDAYAAGVALDFLDGSYRPLGSVRYITAYHASRNAGRCAPTVSDVVLSPPVGLAAWTDVRRSPIADFPSAPWTSAEFVKVSVGFLCAAGLTGAWYSLYFDDFLIDTGSQDSDGDGLGDLEEEATVYAARVSPGLGSVEFGPMNSTIDIEAPPAAGVFASAALDLQIDYPQSNDLSVGLAFLGDDGPRAQLLWDPGFHARGAAILVPSDGAAVRGAVEVRGKAWRPDPLIQFQVDDIWVNGTQGDSTGSFALPWNSDDWAEGAHRLYVIAQAHEGGEFVARFSREITVFVDRTTPELSLLRPTAGETLSGLVVIEAAVSDDQGLAAVSFSIDGTPVDERDAEPYTFVYDTLDLANGVHTFEVRARDRAGNEALKTVTATVSNREAASLPPCSPACRVEGGTAQGDLPALTVDPSRRTVPLSRGGVLEISEAFRVPWRPAVSRTDTGVHLVLDLLRPRILAESDGLVGSDLIAGDLSSVRSWQVVLRNHGAESGRIASASILLAFRTSPGSKDTDRDGISDAVERSTTHTIPVLPDTDGDFLADGEEIASRTLRFVVDGAAYDRIIRTDPLDFDTDDDGLMDGFELLPGEGMRPTDPIDPDTDVDGLLDGPERLTYGTDPTLSDTDVDTLTDYQEVTPRPFRTEIDGVPVERSLVTSPIAPDTDGDGLRDDEEWDGRARYGFLTDPTDSDTDRDGLSDFDELEGLNRRPTNPLLSDTDGDGVVDGLDLSPTELWSPPWRGAFEPGLVRFTQRFHALGVHGLSATIWTYNIDADDCVYLSDHTDDATRSSNESIEDVLSTINHVLAEGGETNFTARKAEDLGQDSWGTWAINYGDCDVWSPRQYRFKYIEDSHASDVDFVNVAEVPVRDDAGERIYHASMDVPIRLGKPQGVIVQFSIRPEADRGTETADGTTVPAFVYSLFRGTDFLAAPPFYQNLAVGAAIDDHAYEFQLRIPREVATEENTTQVGGVPAATLVLTPVWLTSDGFSVTKAALNVTDVTVAATLVRVQESAEYVVARLSTDMEALEAALPDSTEGLVTGFYSFDPFSVYVYRMGDPFDSEAPASADAIYLLGDSPEEIASFQDTITWAPEDAWVRNSVDGFGIALKVFKMIRQGISITSQLTANMLFPVLNVPSGAREEMSFGRSTFTVTKLTNLETDQPYYVVGETAAVTVKLRVPHPEIPSVELTEVRVLEKEVRGEIVDNLDDSRLLTGVKYTQLRSAMRGAAVGATLVIFGSQAILAFRDGDVVKGTVYVLAGATAVFGVLKSDEVLVEGLFRGQIFKTGLRIRLGVAAAIAVGGILASYEVFQASQTDNPIKRLSHYESAGTIVVDTIIAVVPLYGAAAMLGWQLGLTITVGAEALLGIMPDPLALKIVSTPGSTITFLFEYVFGSEIPSDIAEDALIQLLNFLADTARFDNSLDPPDPTILLVP; encoded by the coding sequence GTGCGCGGCTCTTGGAGATTCGTCGCAGCGATCGGCTTCGTCGGCATCATGCTCGTCGGCTCCGCGCCGGCTTCGGCGCTCATCGACGACTTCGAGGACGACACCTGGCTGCCCTTCACCCACTTCCACCTCGGCGACCGGGCGTCCGCGGGCTATTCCTCGAGCTTCGCGAGGTCTGGGAGCCGCTCCTTTCACGTCGAGATTCGCGGATGGACCGTCCGCGACTTCGGTTCCGCGTACGGATACGCGATCTTCCCGATTCGCAACGCGCCGATTACGGAGCTGCGACTGTCCGTTCTGTACGACCGACTCCAGGACCTCGTGGCGTCCCCCTGGGACGCGTACGCCGCGGGCGTCGCTTTGGATTTCCTCGATGGCAGCTACCGACCGCTCGGGAGCGTGCGGTACATCACCGCCTACCATGCGAGTCGGAACGCGGGTCGATGTGCACCGACCGTTTCGGATGTGGTCCTTTCGCCGCCTGTCGGACTGGCGGCATGGACCGACGTCCGCCGCAGCCCGATCGCGGACTTCCCCTCAGCGCCCTGGACGTCCGCGGAATTCGTGAAGGTCTCCGTCGGCTTCCTCTGCGCCGCGGGGCTTACGGGGGCCTGGTACTCCCTCTACTTTGATGATTTCCTGATCGACACGGGCTCGCAAGACAGCGATGGAGACGGCCTTGGGGACCTCGAGGAAGAGGCGACGGTCTACGCCGCGCGCGTTTCGCCCGGCCTCGGGTCCGTCGAATTTGGTCCGATGAATTCGACGATCGACATCGAGGCGCCGCCCGCGGCGGGCGTGTTTGCATCCGCCGCGCTCGACTTGCAGATCGACTATCCCCAGTCGAATGATCTGTCCGTGGGCCTCGCGTTCCTCGGCGACGACGGTCCGAGGGCGCAGCTGCTCTGGGATCCTGGGTTCCACGCCCGCGGCGCGGCGATCCTCGTGCCGTCCGACGGGGCTGCCGTCCGGGGGGCGGTCGAGGTCCGCGGGAAGGCGTGGCGGCCCGATCCGCTCATCCAGTTCCAGGTGGACGATATCTGGGTCAACGGCACCCAAGGGGACTCGACGGGCTCCTTCGCGCTGCCGTGGAACTCCGACGACTGGGCTGAAGGGGCGCACCGCCTCTACGTGATCGCGCAGGCCCATGAGGGCGGGGAGTTCGTCGCTCGCTTCTCCCGGGAAATCACGGTATTCGTCGACCGGACGACTCCGGAGCTCTCGCTGCTTAGGCCGACGGCCGGCGAGACGCTGAGCGGCCTCGTCGTGATCGAGGCGGCCGTGTCTGACGACCAGGGGCTCGCCGCCGTCTCGTTCTCGATTGACGGCACGCCGGTCGATGAGCGGGACGCGGAGCCGTATACGTTCGTGTACGATACGCTCGATCTGGCGAACGGCGTCCACACGTTCGAAGTCCGGGCGAGAGACCGCGCGGGCAACGAGGCCCTCAAGACCGTGACGGCGACCGTGAGCAACAGGGAGGCCGCTTCCCTGCCGCCTTGCTCGCCCGCGTGCCGGGTGGAGGGCGGTACCGCACAGGGCGATCTGCCCGCCCTCACCGTCGATCCCTCCCGCCGGACCGTACCTTTGTCCAGAGGGGGCGTCCTCGAAATCTCCGAAGCGTTCCGGGTGCCGTGGCGTCCCGCGGTGAGCCGCACGGACACCGGGGTCCATCTCGTCCTCGATCTCCTTCGGCCCCGAATCCTCGCCGAATCCGACGGGCTCGTCGGCTCCGACCTCATCGCAGGGGATCTGTCCAGCGTCCGGTCGTGGCAGGTCGTTCTGCGCAACCACGGCGCGGAGAGTGGCCGAATCGCGAGCGCATCAATTCTCCTCGCGTTCCGGACCTCCCCGGGGTCGAAAGACACGGATCGTGACGGGATTTCCGATGCCGTGGAACGTTCAACGACCCATACGATCCCCGTCCTCCCGGACACCGACGGGGACTTCCTGGCGGACGGCGAGGAGATCGCTTCGCGCACGCTGCGCTTCGTCGTCGACGGCGCCGCGTACGATCGGATCATCCGCACGGACCCGCTCGATTTCGACACGGATGACGATGGACTCATGGACGGCTTCGAGCTGCTCCCGGGCGAGGGCATGAGGCCGACGGATCCGATCGATCCCGACACGGACGTCGATGGTCTCCTCGATGGTCCGGAGCGCCTGACTTACGGGACCGATCCGACTCTCTCGGACACGGACGTGGACACGCTGACCGACTACCAGGAGGTGACCCCGCGGCCGTTCCGCACGGAGATCGACGGCGTCCCGGTCGAGCGGTCCCTCGTCACATCTCCGATCGCACCCGACACGGACGGCGACGGCCTGCGAGACGACGAAGAGTGGGACGGGCGAGCGAGATACGGATTCCTCACGGACCCCACGGATTCCGATACGGACCGGGACGGCCTCTCCGACTTCGACGAACTTGAGGGATTGAACCGGAGGCCTACGAATCCCCTCCTCTCCGATACCGACGGCGACGGAGTGGTCGACGGACTCGACCTCTCGCCGACGGAACTCTGGAGTCCGCCATGGAGGGGCGCGTTCGAACCCGGCCTCGTCCGGTTCACGCAGCGGTTCCACGCGCTTGGCGTGCACGGCCTCTCCGCGACGATCTGGACGTACAACATCGACGCGGACGACTGCGTATACCTGTCGGATCACACGGACGACGCGACGCGGAGCAGCAACGAGTCGATCGAGGACGTCCTCTCGACGATCAACCACGTCCTCGCCGAAGGCGGCGAGACAAATTTCACCGCGAGGAAGGCGGAAGACCTCGGGCAGGACAGCTGGGGCACCTGGGCGATCAACTATGGCGACTGCGACGTCTGGAGCCCGCGTCAGTACCGGTTCAAGTACATCGAAGACAGCCATGCGTCGGACGTGGACTTCGTGAACGTCGCGGAGGTGCCGGTCCGCGACGATGCGGGCGAGCGAATCTACCACGCCTCCATGGATGTCCCGATCCGCCTCGGAAAGCCGCAAGGCGTCATCGTGCAGTTCTCGATTCGGCCGGAAGCAGACCGCGGGACCGAGACGGCGGACGGGACGACCGTGCCGGCCTTCGTCTACTCCCTCTTCCGGGGGACTGACTTCCTCGCGGCGCCTCCGTTCTACCAGAACCTCGCCGTGGGCGCCGCGATCGACGACCACGCGTACGAGTTTCAACTCCGGATCCCCCGGGAGGTCGCGACGGAGGAGAACACAACCCAGGTCGGAGGCGTGCCGGCGGCCACGCTCGTCCTCACTCCGGTGTGGCTCACGAGTGACGGATTCTCCGTCACGAAAGCCGCGCTGAACGTCACGGACGTGACGGTCGCGGCCACCCTCGTTCGAGTCCAGGAATCGGCGGAGTACGTCGTCGCACGTCTCTCGACGGACATGGAGGCGCTCGAAGCCGCGTTGCCCGATTCGACCGAAGGCCTTGTCACCGGGTTCTATTCGTTCGACCCGTTCTCCGTGTACGTCTACCGGATGGGCGATCCCTTCGATTCAGAGGCCCCGGCTTCCGCCGATGCCATCTACCTGCTCGGGGACTCCCCCGAGGAGATCGCATCCTTTCAAGACACGATCACGTGGGCCCCCGAAGACGCGTGGGTCCGAAACTCCGTGGACGGCTTCGGCATCGCCCTCAAAGTATTCAAGATGATCCGGCAGGGCATCTCCATCACGAGCCAGCTCACGGCGAACATGCTGTTCCCGGTGCTGAACGTCCCCTCGGGCGCGCGGGAGGAGATGTCCTTCGGCCGATCCACGTTCACGGTCACGAAGCTGACGAACCTCGAGACGGACCAGCCGTACTACGTGGTCGGGGAAACGGCTGCGGTAACGGTGAAGCTGCGAGTGCCGCACCCTGAGATCCCTAGCGTCGAACTCACGGAGGTCCGTGTCCTTGAGAAGGAGGTTCGCGGCGAGATCGTCGACAACTTAGACGACTCGCGCCTGCTGACGGGCGTGAAGTACACGCAGCTTCGGTCGGCAATGCGAGGGGCGGCGGTTGGAGCGACTCTCGTGATATTCGGAAGCCAGGCCATCTTGGCTTTCCGGGATGGGGATGTCGTCAAGGGAACGGTTTACGTCCTCGCTGGCGCAACCGCGGTATTCGGCGTATTGAAGTCCGACGAGGTGCTTGTTGAAGGACTCTTCAGGGGTCAAATCTTCAAGACGGGCCTCAGGATTAGGTTGGGCGTTGCCGCAGCAATCGCTGTCGGTGGGATCTTGGCGTCTTACGAAGTCTTCCAGGCCAGTCAAACCGACAACCCAATCAAGAGGCTCTCACACTACGAAAGTGCGGGGACCATTGTCGTCGACACGATCATCGCGGTCGTCCCTCTGTATGGAGCCGCTGCGATGCTTGGTTGGCAGCTCGGCCTGACGATAACTGTTGGGGCCGAGGCTCTCCTTGGTATTATGCCTGACCCCCTCGCTCTGAAGATAGTAAGCACGCCCGGCAGCACGATTACGTTCCTTTTCGAATATGTGTTCGGCAGCGAGATACCATCGGACATCGCAGAGGATGCATTGATCCAACTTCTGAATTTTCTGGCCGATACAGCAAGGTTTGATAACTCACTTGATCCTCCGGACCCAACAATTCTCTTGGTGCCTTGA
- a CDS encoding sulfurtransferase: MTYAHPEVLVDSSWVKGNLGSENLRIAEVDYDPTANYNLGHIPGSVLIDWKRDINDPVRRDIVSKEDLEVLFGRLGISNDHRLVLYGDFNNWFAAFAFWVFKYYGVENVVLLNGGRKKWIEEDLPLTKDVPSVPTTTFAAKEPDEDLRAYLHYVRQTFRDKDKVLVDVRSPKEFTGEILAPPEYPTEHAQRGGHIPGAKNIPWGQAVNEDGTFKTPEELKALYEPKGVTPDKEVIAYCRIGERSSHTWFVLKYLLGYPNVRNYDGSWTEWGNLVRTPIEKP; encoded by the coding sequence ATGACGTACGCGCATCCCGAAGTCTTGGTCGACTCGAGTTGGGTCAAGGGAAACCTGGGGAGCGAGAACCTCCGGATCGCCGAGGTCGACTACGATCCGACGGCGAACTACAACCTCGGGCACATCCCGGGGTCCGTGCTCATCGACTGGAAGAGAGACATCAACGATCCCGTGCGACGGGACATCGTTTCGAAGGAGGACCTCGAGGTGCTCTTCGGCCGTCTCGGGATCTCGAACGACCACCGGCTCGTCCTGTACGGCGACTTCAACAACTGGTTCGCCGCGTTCGCGTTCTGGGTCTTCAAGTATTACGGCGTTGAGAACGTCGTCCTCCTGAACGGCGGCCGGAAGAAGTGGATCGAGGAAGATCTGCCCCTCACGAAGGACGTGCCCTCGGTTCCCACGACCACCTTCGCCGCGAAGGAGCCGGACGAGGACCTGCGCGCCTACCTGCATTACGTCCGGCAGACGTTCCGCGACAAGGACAAGGTCCTCGTCGACGTCCGATCGCCGAAAGAATTCACGGGCGAGATCCTCGCGCCGCCGGAATATCCGACGGAGCACGCGCAGCGCGGCGGGCACATCCCCGGGGCGAAGAACATTCCGTGGGGCCAGGCCGTGAACGAGGACGGGACGTTCAAGACGCCGGAGGAGCTGAAGGCCCTCTACGAGCCGAAAGGCGTGACGCCGGACAAGGAAGTCATCGCGTACTGCCGCATCGGCGAGCGGTCGTCCCACACGTGGTTCGTCCTGAAGTACCTCCTCGGCTACCCGAACGTCCGGAACTACGACGGCTCGTGGACGGAGTGGGGGAACCTCGTGCGGACGCCGATCGAGAAGCCGTGA